In Cicer arietinum cultivar CDC Frontier isolate Library 1 chromosome 7, Cicar.CDCFrontier_v2.0, whole genome shotgun sequence, a single window of DNA contains:
- the LOC101512032 gene encoding uncharacterized protein yields MFINTLQPPFYDKMIGSVSSKFSDLVIIGERVEMGLKSGKIASGYTGLNNTKKLPASANKKKEEESHFVASNPVNPSFVRRPYAAATSQISGTISQHLQGNQDSYESQGKNYRGRKFVHFDPIPMTYAELLPHLVSNSMVALCPGKTIEPPYPKGYDSNAVCDYHFGAVGHSTENCLDLKFKVHDLLKVGWLNFKENEPSVNNNPLPVHGGPIVNAIEENHQLIKEVEKIKASMGLIFLELCKFGLIQGNVDVKARCNFHLNEDHSIEECNEFKKELQKLINIGTIQIGRWEKDDGMIATQSEEKLGITIPKPLVIHFTKEESMNAPGDLRTLIVQIPSPFSYKDNKVVPWNYNVEVHLAKQKDKDVSSSKTTAVTNVSGIGMTRNDRICSPGKSQREMRVVFEKAYTDKEEKKVENEKVENEVSNEEAQEFLKIIKQSEYKIVDQLNHTPTRISLLSLLMNSESHRKLLMKILNEAHVTHDITVDKFGGIINNITANNHLTFTDDELPTEGRGHNKALHISVMCLDHIMSRVLIDNGSSLNVISKSTLAKLPCDGTYMRPSPMVVRAFDGSRREVMGEIDLPIQIGPVTFEITFHVMDIVLAYSCLLGRPSIHSAGVVPSTLHQKLKYIERIPICDIRRSFQSARPTSEIHIAAAEDDMFDGEVNWIRPCGVGVEIRNWKVVKSLIIFNAIPIFWNSSFTNDCTKISLHNLNHLVSQTEKDNEEDYEPPLDLLRAIEQEAQGIMPFEEPIEIVNLGTEEGRKEIKVGTILKKEVYHKLIELLHEYKDVFAWSYQDMPGFDTSIVEHKLPLKPDSSPVKKKLRRMKLDMSLKIREEIQKQFDAGFLAVANYPHWIANIVPVPKKD; encoded by the exons ATGTTCATAAACACTCTTCAACCCCCGTTTTATGACAAAATGATAGGAAGcgtttcatcaaaattttcagaTCTCGTCATCATAGGTGAAAGAGTAGAAATGGGATTAAAAAGCGGAAAGATTGCTTCCGGCTATACTggattaaataacacaaaaaagTTGCCCGCAAGTGCGAATAAGAAAAAGGAGGAGGAAAGCCATTTTGTGGCGTCAAACCCAGTTAATCCTTCTTTTGTGCGTCGCCCTTACGCCGCTGCAACTTCACAAATCTCAGGTACTATAAGTCAACACTTACAAGGGAATCAAGATTCATATGAAAGTCAGGGGAAAAACTATCGTGGGAGGAAGTTCGTACATTTCGACCCAATCCCTATGACCTATGCAGAGTTATTACCGCATCTGGTTAGCAATTCTATGGTTGCACTATGTCCCGGGAAAACTATAGAACCACCCTACCCAAAAGGATATGACTCGAATGCCGTGTGTGATTACCACTTTGGGGCTGTAGGACACTCAACTGAAAACTGCttagatttaaaatttaaggtgCATGATTTGCTTAAGGTTGGATggttgaattttaaagaaaacgaGCCTAGCGTGAATAATAATCCTCTACCAGTCCATGGTGGGCCAATAGTGAATGCAATCGAAGAAAACCACCAATTAATAAAGGAGGTCGAGAAAATTAAGGCCTCGATGGGACTGATTTTCTTAGAGTTATGTAAATTTGGGTTAATCCAAGGAAATGTCGATGTGAAAGCAAGATGCAATTTCCACCTCAATGAAGATCATTCCATAGAAGAATGCAATGAGTTCAAAAAAGAACTTCAAAAATTGATAAACATAGGCACCATTCAAATAGGTCGTTGGGAAAAGGATGACGGTATGATTGCAACCCAATCAGAAGAAAAACTTGGCATAACCATCCCAAAGCCATTGGTCATTCATTTCACTAAGGAGGAAAGTATGAATGCCCCCGGTGATTTGAGGACCTTAATAGTTCAGATACCAAGCCCTTTTTCATATAAAGACAACAAAGTCGTACCTTGGAACTATAATGTAGAGGTACATCTAGCTAAACAGAAGGACAAAGATGTTTCTAGCTCTAAAACCACCGCTGTCACAAACGTTTCAGGAATAGGAATGACTAGAAATGATCGGATATGCTCCCCAGGAAAATCACAAAGAGAAATGAGAGTGGTGTTTGAGAAGGCATACACagataaagaagaaaagaaagtcgAAAATGAGAAAGTGGAAAATGAGGTTTCTAATGAAGAAGCTCAGGAATTTCTCAAAATCATCAAACAGAGTGAATACAAAATAGTCGACCAACTCAACCATACTCCTACAAGGATTTCATTGTTATCCCTATTGATGAATTCTGAGTCCCACCGGAAGCTATTGATGAAAATACTAAATGAGGCTCATGTAACTCACGACATCACCGTGGACAAATTTGGaggcatcataaataacatcacAGCCAACAATCACCTAACTTTCACAGATGATGAGTTGCCGACCGAAGGGAGAgggcataataaagcactacacatatCAGTAATGTGCCTCGACCATATAATGTCAAGAGTCCTCATTGACAATGGCTCCTCACTGAATGTCATATCCAAATCAACATTAGCAAAACTACCTTGTGATGGTACATATATGAGACCAAGTCCCATGGTTGTTAGAGCTTTCGACGGGAGTCGCAGAGAAGTAATGGGGGAAATCGATCTCCCAATTCAAATAGGCCCGGTCACATTTGAAATCACGTTTCACGTGATGGATATTGTACTCGCTTATAGTTGCTTATTGGGGAGGCCATCGATCCATTCTGCCGGCGTAGTGCCGTCAACCTTACACCAAAAGCTGAAGTATATCGAAAGGATTCCCATTTGTGACATCCGACGGAGTTTCCAAAGTGCAAGACCAACAAGTGAAATCCATATTGCGGCAGCTGAAGATGACATGTTTGATGGGGAAGTTAATTGGATTCGTCCGTGTGGTGTAGGGGTAGAAATCAGGAATTGGAAAGTAGTCAAGTCACTTATAATATTTAATGCAATTCCCAT ATTTTGGAATAGTTCATTCACAAACGACTGTACTAAGATCTCGTTGCATAATCTTAACCATCTTGTTAGTCAAACagaaaaagataatgaagaagattaTGAACCCCCTCTAGATTTGTTAAGAGCGATAGAACAGGAAGCCCAGGGTATCATGCCCTTTGAGGAACCGATAGAAATTGTTAATCTAGGGACGGaagaaggaaggaaagaaattAAGGTTGGCACCATCTTAAAGAAAGAAGTATATCACAAACTAATCGAACTCCTACATGAATACAAAGATGTTTTTGcctggtcatatcaggatatgcctggATTTGACACTAGCATAGTGGAGCATAAATTGCCCTTAAAACCCGATTCTTCTCctgtgaaaaaaaaattaaggcgAATGAAGCTcgatatgtcattaaaaatcagggaagaaatacaaaaacaatttgACGCAGGATTCCTCGCTGTGGCAAATTATCCCCATTGGATAGCCAATATTGTACCAGTGCCAAAAAAGGATTGA